The following DNA comes from Candidatus Tectomicrobia bacterium.
CCGTGGGCGCCGGCGTCGTCTCCGAGGTGGTCGAGTAGCGGGTTTGGAGGAATCTTTCGCAGGCCAGTGGCTCAATTGGTAGAGCACCGGACTCCAAATCCGGCGGTTGGGGGTTCGAGTCCCTCCTGGCCTGCCAGGCCTTTTCCCGGCGGAAGGACGATGACGGCCAAGGTGATGGATTGGTTCCGGCAGGCGCGGCAGTTCCTGCTGGACGTGCAGGGCGAAGCCAAGCGGGTGACGTGGCTCGACCTGAAGCAGACGGCCGCCCAGACCGTCCTGGCGCTGGTATTCGTGTTCGTCGTGGCGCTGTACCTGGGCATCGTGGACCTGGCGCTCTCGCGCATCATCAACTATCTCCTCAGGCTCGGGTTCTAGGCGGAGGCCGGGTAATGAGCACCAAGCAATGGTACGTGGTTCACACCTACTCGGGCTTCGAGAACAAGGTGCGCCTCAGCGTCCAGGAGCAGTTCCGGGCCGCCGGCCTGGAGGAGAAGCTGGGGGACATCGTGGTCCCCACCGAGCAGGTGGTCGAGGTGAAGGGGGGCAAGAAGCGCACCAGCTCCCGCAAGTTCTTCCCCGGCTACATCCTGATCGAGATGGAGTGCGACGAGAACACCTGGTACCTCGTGAAGAACACCCCCAAGGTGACGGGCTTCCTCGGGGGGAACACGCCTTCGCCGCTCAGCGACGCGGAGGTGCAGAACGTCGTCAAGCAGATGCGGGGCGAGGTCGAGAAGCCGAAGCCCAAGGTGGAGTTCGAGAAGGGGGAGAACATCCGCGTCGTCGACGGCCCCTTCGTGAACTTCACCGGGGTGATCGACGAGGTGCACCCCGACCGCGGCAAGCTCAAGGTGATGGTGAGCATTTTCGGGCGGACCACGCCGGTGGAGCTCGAGATGCTCCAGGTGGAGAAGGTGTAGGGAGCGCCCTCACGGCGGGGCGGCTCCCCAGCGAGGAACCGAGATGGCGAGCAAGAAGGAAGCGGTCGCCAAGGTGAAGCTCCAGATTCCGGCGGGCCAGGCCAACCCGGCCCCCCCGGTGGGGCCCGCCCTGGGCCAGCACGGCGTCAACATCATGGAGTTCTGCAAGTCCTTCAACGCCCAGACCCAGGGCCAGGAAGGCACCATCATCCCCGTCGAGATCACCATCTTCGGGGACCGGAGCTTCACCTTCATCATGAAGAGCCCGCCGGCCTCCATCCTTCTTAAGAAGGCGGCCAGCCTGGCGAAGGGCTCCAAGGAACCCGGGCGCACCGGCGTGGGCTCGGTGACCCGCAAGCAGGTCGAGGAGATCGCCGGCATCAAGAAGGCCGACCTCAACTGCTCCGACCTCGAGGCGGCCGTGAAGATTATCTCGGGCACCGCGCGGAGCATGGGGATCGAGGTCAAGGACTAGCCGCCGCAGTTCCCATCGAGTGGGAGGCGCCCCCCGGGGGCGCCGCATGGACCACGGAGGATTCGGATATGTCACAGCACAGCAAGAGGTTCCGGGAGGCCGGCAAGAAGGTCGACCGGGAGAAGTTCTACCCCCTCGACGAGGCGGTGACCCTCGTCAAGGAGCTGGCCAAGGCCAAGTTCGACGAGACGGTCGAGATCGCGGCCAAGCTCGGGGTGGATCCCCGCCACGCGGACCAGATGGTCCGCGGCAGCGTGGCGCTGCCCCACGGGCTCGGCAAGTCCGAGCGGGTGGTCGCCTTCGCCAAGGGGGAGAAGGTGCGCGAGGCGAAGGAGGCCGGCGCGGACTTCGTGGGCGCCGAGGACCTGGTCGAGAAGATCCAGGGCGGCTGGCTCGACTTCGAGCGCGTGGTGGCCACCCCGGACGTGATGGGGCTGGTCGGGCGCCTCGGGCGGGTGCTGGGCCCCCGGGGGCTGATGCCCAACCCCAAGTCGGGCACGGTTTCGTTCGACATCGGCCGGGTGGTCAAGGAGATTAAGGCGGGCAAGGTGGAGTACCGCACCGAGAAGGCCGGGATCATCCACGCGCCGGTGGGCAAGGCCAGCTTCCCGCCCCAGGCCCTGGCCGAGAACATCCAGGCCGTGGTGGACGCCTTGGTCCGGGCCAAGCCCTCCACCAGCAAGGGCGTCTATTTCAAGAGTCTGACCGTATCGAGCACCATGGGGCCGGGGGTGAAGGTGGACCACCAGAGCCTCCTGGCCTCGCTGAAGTAGAGGAGCGCCTCCGATGGCGACGGCGGTCAAGAAGGGTAGGCTGGCCGGGGGCTTGGCGCCCCGGCCGGAGAAGGTCGAAAAGCTCGGCGTGCTTCGGGCGAAGCTGGAGAAGTCGTCCTCGGTGGTCCTCTTCGACTTCCGGGGGCTGACGGTGGCCCAGATGACCACCCTCAGGCGCCGCGGCCGCGAGGCCGGGGTGGAGCTCTCCGTCATCAAGAACACCCTGCTGAACCGGGCGGTGGAGGGGACCCCGTTCGAGGTGGTACGGGCGAAGCTGAACGGCCCGGTTTCCATCGCCACGACGGCGGGGGACCCGGCCGTGCCCGCCAAGGTCCTCAAGACTTTCCTGAAGGGCCTGCCCGCCGGCCAGATCCGGGGCGGGGCGATGCTGGACGGGAAGTTCCTGGAACCCGCTGAAATCGAAGCGATTGCGGACCTCCCCTCCCGCGAGGTGCTGCTCTCCCAGATGCTGGGGGCGCTGAACGGGGTGGCGGCGGGCCTGCCGCGGGTGCTCAACGCCCTGCTGCGGAAGCCCCTGTATGCCTTGCAGGCGATTGCAAAGTCGAAGGAAAAGGAGTAAATAGAGAAGTTTGCCCCTGTGGGGGCACCGGGCGGATTTGTGCGTCTTTTGGGTGGCTCCGCGGAGCCGATGAGCAACCCGAACGTTTAAAGAAAGGGCAGAATGGTGGCGACCAAAGAAGAAGTGATCACCTTCATCGAGAACATGACGGTCCTGGAGCTCAGCAACTTCGTGAAGGAGCTTGAGGAGAAGTTCGGCGTATCCGCGGCCGCCCCCATGATGATGGCGGGCCCCGGCATGGCCGGCGCCGCTCCGGCAGCCGAGGAGAAGACGGAGTTCTCGGTCATCCTCAAGGCGGTCGGCGCGGAGAAGATCAAGGTCATCAAGGTGGTCCGCGAGCTGACCAGCCTCGGCCTCAAGGAGGCCAAGGATCTCGTCGAGGGCGCTCCCAAGCCCGTCAAAGAGGGAATCTCCAAGGACGACGCCGACGCCGCCGCTGCCAAGCTGAAGGAGGTCGGCGCTGAAGTGGAGGTCGCTTAGGCTCACCCCCCGAGTGCTGATCCTTGTCGGCGCCTGGAGGTGTCTCCGGGCGCCGTGGCAACTGGAATCGCCCTCAAGGAGGTGAGCCATCATGGCATCAACGAACGGATTGAATGGCCGCCGCGTCCGCGAGGACTTCGCCAAGATCCCCGCGGTCATCGATATCCCCAATCTCATTGACATCCAGCTCGCCTCCTACGAGCGCTTCCTGCAGTGGGAGGTGAGGCCCTCCGAGCGCCGCCAGGACGAGGGTCTCGAAGGGGTGTTCCGGAGCGTCTTTCCCATCACCGACTCCTCGGAGACGCTCGTCCTCGAGTATCTCGGGTACGAGATCGGCATATGGGAGAGCGGCGGGGTGGAGTACACCGGCCTCGGCGGGCCGGGCATCCGGGATGACAACGGCGTCGAGGTCTTCTGCCGGCAGAAGCACGAGGCGGACGAGTGCCGCCAGCGGGGCATGACCTTCGTCGCCCCCCTGCGGGTGATGCTGCGGCTGACGACCTACGAGAAGGACGAGACGACCAAGGAGCGGCGTGTCCGCGAGGTGAAGGAGCAGAAGGTCTATCTGGGCGAGGTGCCCCTGATGACCGAGAACGGCACCTTCATCATCAACGGCACCGAGCGCGTGGTGGTGAGCCAGATGCACCGCTCGCCCGGGGCCTTCTTCAGCGCGGACAAGACGAAGCCCTCGGCCAAGTCCGCCTACACGGCCCGGCTGATCCCCTACCGGGGGAGCTGGCTGGACTTCGAGTTCGACAGCAAGGATCTCCTCTACGTGCGCATCGACCGCCGGCGGAAGCTGCCGGTCACGGTGCTGCTGCGCGCGTTCGGGCTCTCGAAGGACGACATCCTCAACTCCTTCTACCAGAGCGAGGACGTCCTCTACGACCCCAAGCGGGGGGTCTTCTACAAGAAGATCTCCGAGCTCATGGTGAACCAGCGCATCTTCGAGGACATCCTCATCCCGAAGACCGGCGAGCTCATCCTCAAGGCCGGGCGCAAGTTCACCCGGGCGGCCCTGCGTAAGATGCAGGCGGCCGGCATCGAGACCCTCGACCTGAAGGACGAGGAGGTGGTGGGCAGCATCATCGCCCAGCCCATCGCGGGCCCCGAGACGGGCGAGGTGCTCTTTGACACCAACACCGAGGTGACCTCGGACGTGCTGAGCGCCCTGCGGGAGAAGAAGACCGCCCGCGTCCCGACGCTGTTCGTCTCGGGCGTGGGCACCGACCGCACCATCCGCGACACGCTGACGACGGACAAGTGCGACGCCCCCGAGGACGCCCTGGTCGAGATCTACAAGCGGCTGCGGCCCGGCGACCCGCCGACGCGGGAGACGGCCCGCAACCTCTTCGAGAACCTCTTCTTCAACGCCAAGCGCTACGACCTCTCGCGGATCGGGCGCCTGAAGCTCAACACCAAGCTCGGGCTCAACCTCCCGCTCGACCAGCGCACCCTGACGGTGGACGACGTGATCGCCGTGGTGCGCTACCTCATCGAGCTGCGCCACGGGCAGGGGACGGTGGACGACATCGACCACCTGGGGAACCGCCGCGTGCGCTCGGTGGGCGAGCTGCTGGAGAGCCAGTTCCGCGTGGGGCTGGTGCGCATGGAGCGGGCCATCCGCGAGCGGCTGAGCATCCAGGACGCCGAGGCCGTCTCGGTGCGGGACCTCATCAATTCGAAGATGATCACCGCGGCCATCAAGGAGTTCTTCGGGTCCAGCCAGCTCAGCCAGTTCATGGATCAGACGAACCCCCTCTCCGAGATCACCCACAAGCGGCGCCTCTCGGCCCTGGGCCCCGGCGGCCTCACCCGCGACCGGGCCGGGTTCGAGGTGCGCGACGTGCACCCGACCCACTACGGGCGCATCTGCCCGATCGAGACGCCTGAGGGCCCGAACATCGGCCTCATCGCCAGCCTCTCCACCTACGCGAGGGTGAACCAGTACGGCTTCATCGAGACGCCGTGCCGCAAGGTGGTGAACGGCCGGGTGACGGAGACCGTCGAGTGGCTCTCCGCCATCGACGAGGACAAGTACAAGATCGCCCAGGCGAACGCCGAGGTGGGCCCCGATGGGATGCTGGTGAGCGAGTTCGTCTCGGCGCGCACGAGCGGGGAGTTCGTGATGGTCCCCCGGGACCAGGTGGACTACATGGACGTCTCGCCGAAGCAGCTGGTGAGCGTCGCCACCTCGCTCATCCCCTTCCTCGAGAACGACGACGCCAACCGGGCCCTCATGGGCTCGAACATGCAGCGCCAGGCCGTGCCCCTGCTCCGCCCCGAGGCTCCCTACGTCGGGACGGGCATGGAGGCCGTCGCCGCGCGCGACTCGGGCGCGGTCATCCTGGCCCGGTGCGACGGCGAGGTGGTGGGCGTCGAGGCGAGCCGGGTGGTCGTCCGGGCCGACAACCCCGAGGCCGACCGGCGCTCTCCGGGCGTCTACATCCACAACCTGGTCAAGTACCGCCGCTCCAACCAGAACACCTGCATCAACCAGAAGCCCATCGTGCAGGTCGGGCAGAAGGTGAAGAAGGGCGAGGTCATCGCCGACGGCTTCTCGACCGACCAGGGCGAGCTGGCGCTCGGGCGGAACATGCTCGTCGCCTTCATGCCCTGGAACGGCTACAACTTCGAGGACGCCATCGTCATCTCCGAGAAGGTGGTGAAGGAGGACATCTACACCTCCATCCACATCGAAGAGTTCGAGATCGAGGCCCGCGACACCAAGCAGGGCCCCGAGGAGATCACCCGCGACATCCCCAACCAGAGCGAGGAGGCCCTGCGCAACCTCGACGACAGCGGCATCATCCGCATCGGCGCCCGCGTCAACGCGGGCGACATCCTGGTGGGGCGCATCACCCCCAAGGGCGAGACCCAGCTCAGCCCCGAGGAGAAGCTCCTGCGCGCCATCTTCGGCGAGAAGGCCGGCGACGTGCGCGACTCCTCCCTCCGGGTACCCCCCGGCATCGAGGGCACGGTGGTCGAGGTGCGGGTCTTCTCCCGGCGGGGGACCAGCAAGGACTCCCGCGCCCTGGCCATCGAGGAGGCCGAGGTCGCTAAGATTGAGAAGGATTACGGCGACGAGATCCGCATCCTCCGCGAGGAGGCGGACAACCGGCTCCGCGCCCTCTTCCTCGGGAAGGCGGCCGCCGCCCGGGTCGCCCATCCCAAGACGGGCGACACCCTGGTCACCAAGGGCGCCGCGCTCGACGGGGCCTCCCTCGCCGCCCTCTCCGGGCAGGACCTCCAGAAGATCCCCGTGGCGAAGGAGGTTGCGGCCCAGGCCTCCGACACCGTGGCCCGCATCGAGGAGCAGATCCGGCTCCTCGAGAGCATCCGCGAGGAGAAGATCGCCAAGCTCCAGCGCGGCGACGAGCTCCCGCCGGGCGTGCTCAAGATGGTGAAGATCTACGTGGCCATGAAGCGCAAGCTCCAGGTCGGCGACAAGATGGCCGGCCGCCACGGCAACAAGGGCGTCGTCTCGATCATCGTCCCCGAGGAGGACATGCCCTACCTCGAGGACGGCACCCCCATCGAGATCGTCCTGAACCCCCTGGGCGTACCCTCCCGGATGAACGTGGGCCAGATCCTCGAGACCAACCTCGGGTGGGCGGCTCACGTGCTGGGCAAGCATTTCGCCACCCCGGTCTTCGACGGGGCCACGGAGGAGGACATCGTCCGCCTCATGAAAGAGGCGGGGGTGCCCCCCTACGGGAAGACCGCCCTCTACGACGGGCGGTCGGGCAGCCCCTTCGAGCAGGAAGTGACGGTGGGCTACATCTACATGCTGAAGCTCCACCACCTGGTGGACGACAAGATCCACGCCCGGTCCACGGGCCCCTACTCCCTCGTCACCCAGCAGCCGCTGGGCGGCAAGGCGCAGTTCGGCGGCCAGCGGCTGGGCGAGATGGAGGTGTGGGCGCTCGAGGCGTACGGTGCCGCCAAGACCCTGCAGGAGATCCTCACGGTCAAGAGCGACGACGTGACCGGGCGCACCCGCATGTACGAATCGATCGTGAAGGGCGAGAACCTGCTCGAGGCGAACCTGCCCGAGTCGTTCAACGTGATGATGAAGGAATTGCAGAGCCTGTGCCTCGATGTCGAGCTTATCGAGAGCGGCGAGGCGCCCCGGTAGGGGCTGGTCGGGCGGACCTCTGCCGCCTCGGGTTCAATCCCGCCCCCACGGGATGATCCCCAAGGAGGGATTGCATTGGACAGCGTGCTGAATCTTTTCGAGAAGCCCAAGGATCCCGTCTCCTTTGACGCCATCCGGATCCGGATCGCCTCTCCCCACACCATCCGCGCGTGGTCGTCGGGCGAGGTGAAGAAGCCGGAAAC
Coding sequences within:
- a CDS encoding 50S ribosomal protein L1; amino-acid sequence: MSQHSKRFREAGKKVDREKFYPLDEAVTLVKELAKAKFDETVEIAAKLGVDPRHADQMVRGSVALPHGLGKSERVVAFAKGEKVREAKEAGADFVGAEDLVEKIQGGWLDFERVVATPDVMGLVGRLGRVLGPRGLMPNPKSGTVSFDIGRVVKEIKAGKVEYRTEKAGIIHAPVGKASFPPQALAENIQAVVDALVRAKPSTSKGVYFKSLTVSSTMGPGVKVDHQSLLASLK
- the rpoB gene encoding DNA-directed RNA polymerase subunit beta encodes the protein MASTNGLNGRRVREDFAKIPAVIDIPNLIDIQLASYERFLQWEVRPSERRQDEGLEGVFRSVFPITDSSETLVLEYLGYEIGIWESGGVEYTGLGGPGIRDDNGVEVFCRQKHEADECRQRGMTFVAPLRVMLRLTTYEKDETTKERRVREVKEQKVYLGEVPLMTENGTFIINGTERVVVSQMHRSPGAFFSADKTKPSAKSAYTARLIPYRGSWLDFEFDSKDLLYVRIDRRRKLPVTVLLRAFGLSKDDILNSFYQSEDVLYDPKRGVFYKKISELMVNQRIFEDILIPKTGELILKAGRKFTRAALRKMQAAGIETLDLKDEEVVGSIIAQPIAGPETGEVLFDTNTEVTSDVLSALREKKTARVPTLFVSGVGTDRTIRDTLTTDKCDAPEDALVEIYKRLRPGDPPTRETARNLFENLFFNAKRYDLSRIGRLKLNTKLGLNLPLDQRTLTVDDVIAVVRYLIELRHGQGTVDDIDHLGNRRVRSVGELLESQFRVGLVRMERAIRERLSIQDAEAVSVRDLINSKMITAAIKEFFGSSQLSQFMDQTNPLSEITHKRRLSALGPGGLTRDRAGFEVRDVHPTHYGRICPIETPEGPNIGLIASLSTYARVNQYGFIETPCRKVVNGRVTETVEWLSAIDEDKYKIAQANAEVGPDGMLVSEFVSARTSGEFVMVPRDQVDYMDVSPKQLVSVATSLIPFLENDDANRALMGSNMQRQAVPLLRPEAPYVGTGMEAVAARDSGAVILARCDGEVVGVEASRVVVRADNPEADRRSPGVYIHNLVKYRRSNQNTCINQKPIVQVGQKVKKGEVIADGFSTDQGELALGRNMLVAFMPWNGYNFEDAIVISEKVVKEDIYTSIHIEEFEIEARDTKQGPEEITRDIPNQSEEALRNLDDSGIIRIGARVNAGDILVGRITPKGETQLSPEEKLLRAIFGEKAGDVRDSSLRVPPGIEGTVVEVRVFSRRGTSKDSRALAIEEAEVAKIEKDYGDEIRILREEADNRLRALFLGKAAAARVAHPKTGDTLVTKGAALDGASLAALSGQDLQKIPVAKEVAAQASDTVARIEEQIRLLESIREEKIAKLQRGDELPPGVLKMVKIYVAMKRKLQVGDKMAGRHGNKGVVSIIVPEEDMPYLEDGTPIEIVLNPLGVPSRMNVGQILETNLGWAAHVLGKHFATPVFDGATEEDIVRLMKEAGVPPYGKTALYDGRSGSPFEQEVTVGYIYMLKLHHLVDDKIHARSTGPYSLVTQQPLGGKAQFGGQRLGEMEVWALEAYGAAKTLQEILTVKSDDVTGRTRMYESIVKGENLLEANLPESFNVMMKELQSLCLDVELIESGEAPR
- a CDS encoding 50S ribosomal protein L10, producing MATAVKKGRLAGGLAPRPEKVEKLGVLRAKLEKSSSVVLFDFRGLTVAQMTTLRRRGREAGVELSVIKNTLLNRAVEGTPFEVVRAKLNGPVSIATTAGDPAVPAKVLKTFLKGLPAGQIRGGAMLDGKFLEPAEIEAIADLPSREVLLSQMLGALNGVAAGLPRVLNALLRKPLYALQAIAKSKEKE
- the secE gene encoding preprotein translocase subunit SecE; this encodes MTAKVMDWFRQARQFLLDVQGEAKRVTWLDLKQTAAQTVLALVFVFVVALYLGIVDLALSRIINYLLRLGF
- the rplK gene encoding 50S ribosomal protein L11, encoding MASKKEAVAKVKLQIPAGQANPAPPVGPALGQHGVNIMEFCKSFNAQTQGQEGTIIPVEITIFGDRSFTFIMKSPPASILLKKAASLAKGSKEPGRTGVGSVTRKQVEEIAGIKKADLNCSDLEAAVKIISGTARSMGIEVKD
- the rplL gene encoding 50S ribosomal protein L7/L12, with protein sequence MVATKEEVITFIENMTVLELSNFVKELEEKFGVSAAAPMMMAGPGMAGAAPAAEEKTEFSVILKAVGAEKIKVIKVVRELTSLGLKEAKDLVEGAPKPVKEGISKDDADAAAAKLKEVGAEVEVA
- the nusG gene encoding transcription termination/antitermination protein NusG, producing the protein MSTKQWYVVHTYSGFENKVRLSVQEQFRAAGLEEKLGDIVVPTEQVVEVKGGKKRTSSRKFFPGYILIEMECDENTWYLVKNTPKVTGFLGGNTPSPLSDAEVQNVVKQMRGEVEKPKPKVEFEKGENIRVVDGPFVNFTGVIDEVHPDRGKLKVMVSIFGRTTPVELEMLQVEKV